Proteins encoded by one window of Leishmania major strain Friedlin complete genome, chromosome 9:
- the GPI12 gene encoding N-acetyl-D-acetylglucosaminylphosphatidylinositoldeacetylase, which yields MHSITVVCISVVLALLLLLWMKISNLAGTSVRSDVLFVFAHPDDEAMFFTPLLHSLRTQRVTVHFLCLSNGNYAGMGKEREKELYASGAFFGVQRRNIRVVDHADLQDGMCNIWSPLLIRREIESYMQKAGNISTIVTFDKYGVSGHPNHIAVHNGVRELKENMPPGILHLQLRTRSLLWKYVGLLAVLPYALWSSTCVSRASFVAVIPPASVWESMAAMRKHAGQLVWFRYLFVIFSSYTYVNEIEEL from the coding sequence ATGCACAGTATCACAGTTGTGTGCATCAGCGTGgtgcttgcgctgctgctgcttctgtggATGAAGATATCAAATCTTGCCGGGACGTCCGTTCGCAGTGACGTTCTGTTTGTGTTTGCGCACCCGGATGACGAGGCAATGTTTTTCACGCCACTCCTGCATTCGCTGCGGACACAGCGGGTCACGGTGCATTTTCTGTGCCTGTCCAACGGCAACTACGCCGGGATGGGAAAGGAGCGTGAGAAGGAGCTGTACGCCAGTGGCGCTTTCTTTGGGGTGCAGCGGCGTAACATCCGAGTCGTCGACCACGCCGACTTGCAAGACGGCATGTGTAATATCTGGAGCCCGTTGCTTATTCGCAGGGAGATCGAGTCGTACATGCAGAAAGCCGGCAACATCAGCACCATTGTTACATTTGACAAGTACGGTGTCTCTGGTCATCCTAATCACATCGCCGTTCACAATGGCGTGCGGGAGCTCAAGGAGAACATGCCTCCAGGGATCCTCCACCTGCAGCTCAGAACACGGAGTCTGCTGTGGAAGTACGTTGGACTGCTGGCTGTTCTCCCTTATGCCCTGTGGTCATCCACGTGCGTTAGTCGCGCCAGCTTTGTCGCCGTCATTCCACCCGCATCAGTCTGGGAGAGCATGGCCGCAATGCGCAAGCACGCCGGTCAGCTTGTCTGGTTTCGGTATTTGTTTGTCATTTTCTCTTCGTACACGTACGTGAATGAGATCGAAGAGCTCTAg
- a CDS encoding putative endonuclease III encodes MNKRSFTPPSNWAQLFARLEDYRKHLKAPVDTMGCHRLRDETAPKEVQRFHTLVALMLSAQTKDVVTAAAMDTLIKRELTVQSVHAMTETELDKHICKVGFHNTKARNIKEVAAILMKNYDGKVPREYAELIALPGVGPKMANLFFQDADHRVIGIGVDTHVHRISQRYRWVPSTVKTPEDTRKALESWLPREHWGTINSLMVGLGQTVCTPLRPKCDICELSDICPNAFKERRQKRLRAKAPLMEKEEPVSHRKRR; translated from the coding sequence ATGAATAAACGCTCCTTTACCCCACCATCGAATTGGGCGCAGCTTTTCGCGCGCCTGGAGGATTATCGAAAACACTTAAAGGCCCCGGTTGACACGATGGggtgccaccgcctccgcgacgaGACTGCGCCAAAGGAGGTTCAGCGCTTCCACACGTTAGTGGCGCTCATGCTCAGTGCACAAACAAAGGACGTTGTGACCGCGGCTGCGATGGATACGCTCATCAAGCGCGAACTGACTGTGCAGTCGGTTCACGCGATGACGGAGACAGAACTGGATAAGCACATCTGCAAAGTTGGGTTTCACAATACGAAGGCGAGGAACATCAAGGAAGTTGCCGCGATTCTCATGAAAAACTACGATGGAAAGGTACCGCGAGAGTACGCAGAGCTGATTGCACTGCCCGGCGTCGGCCCGAAAATGGCAAACCTGTTTTTCCAAGACGCCGATCACCGTGTTATTGGCATTGGCGTCGATACACATGTGCACCGAATCTCGCAGCGTTATCGGTGGGTACCAAGCACCGTGAAGACGCCGGAGGACACGCGCAAGGCGCTGGAGTCGTGGTTGCCTCGGGAGCACTGGGGAACCATTAATTCTCTCATGGTGGGTCTCGGCCAAACAGTATGCACCCCACTCCGCCCGAAGTGTGACATCTGTGAGCTTAGCGACATTTGCCCGAACGCGTTCAAGGAGAGACGGCAAAAGCGCCTCCGTGCAAAAGCGCCCCTCATGGAGAAAGAGGAGCCTGTGTCGCACAGGAAGCGGAGATGA
- a CDS encoding putative RNA-binding protein 5, protein MSYPSPFTRNVYIASLPEDYSEKDLLDLFSPFGRVISCTLKYNKETGLCKGYGFVLFESEQDALNAVIALQGHTVRNTRVQVRLARPEASAKKMYPVMMQQQLMSACMPYQPVYVMYVPSPVYSPMPLVQG, encoded by the coding sequence ATGTCCTACCCATCTCCGTTCACTCGCAATGTGTACATTGCCAGCCTGCCGGAGGACTACTCCGAGAAGGATCTACTGGATCTATTCTCTCCCTTTGGCCGTGTCATCTCCTGTACGCTGAAGTACAACAAGGAAACCGGGCTGTGCAAGGGGTACGGCTTCGTCTTATTTGAAAGTGAGCAGGATGCGCTGAACGCTGTGATTGCGCTCCAGGGTCACACCGTCCGGAACACACGCGTCCAGGTGCGCTTGGCTCGTCCGGAGGCTTCGGCGAAGAAGATGTATCCGGTgatgatgcagcagcagctgatgaGTGCGTGCATGCCGTACCAGCCGGTGTACGTCATGTACGTGCCGTCGCCCGTGTACAGCCCGATGCCGTTGGTGCAGGGTTGA
- a CDS encoding putative RNA helicase, which yields MPSEILQRLYEGLGFPRDLVTQYLTDLAQAAEVPTFSDVTELLDEAGPFQSFLVRSCFELFNCMTWFSREESDDKVSPEEGDAILENEIGTIESLFSDSFLGRKHFDDDDTSDRELYFGFRTAYEKQLLVVVRFPDYYPTETPAIYVQSLRRISPESLPSLVVAPSCTKDISAVDRRAIMDAAVQAINGFVGGGCLMALISAIHGAVSSMKEVRPVSSTAPLDRDAAAKERSAMQQQRKAFLGALTGNRVANKKDTEEAAEDEEDRFIQVSMPEKVELATVDAASVGRETQRRDFLVSDTALDVTLKSSWDKLKTEGSLRKARDSLPAHTVRETLRAALQKHNAVVIGGETGSGKTTQIPQFLYEFMCEEGHGSSANIVCTQPRRLAATSVALRVAEERDEAVGGTVGYSIRLENCVSKKTQITYCTTGIVLRRLQTDKYLGRVSHVVVDEIHERGVDTDFLLILLRDLVRRRQDLKVVLMSATMDSELFARYFDGAPVISIAGRTFPVKVMHLEQIIPEVNYTLEEGSPFEKISGDRETRRRNTRKNVLNLDLEDVEEDVEREKAQHRLAEVVRASPKTLDTLARMNYDVINYELIEYIVEYIDTALRAPGAVLVFLPGMAEIQRCLEQLKLNPRLAKSCLFYNLHSSLGSSEQQGVFRRPPAGKRKVILGTNIMETSITIDDAVYVIDTGKAKENRYNARKSLSELVTVNISKANCRQRQGRAGRVQEGFCFRLFTEAQFEAFDDHQLCEMHRVPLESLILQIYALHLGDEVEYLQKALTPPEERAIHSSVKVLTTLGALTVEKRLTSLGQHLANLPLDVRVGKMIIHGALLQCIDPVLTMAACLATRSPFIASVDFRTEVENMRRAFAGETLSDQLSSWFAYNKWASVLQQKGSGAARKACEDYYLSPATLKQIESTKRQYERYLYEAGFLDNAPRSHMSPSKFIFPPFTTLDDRVFEAGGQHFNENSTSTRCILACLVAGLYPNVAQMRMPRGSRSVGGGNYGGRHTVKFTTFDGSECLVHPSSVASKETSFASPLLVYVDKVKTSATFLREVSVVAPLHVILFGSGNLEYLAKYEELCVDEMTAFKCRQEDAALLTHLKRQLDSALTQKINDPSKTWESISSVVVRAIVKLLKEDGARAGGLTIIDRRQPRELLTEPLVPEAAAAQPVIPENQPFKTNKSCFLCGETGHVSRYCPHNSTHHKGGPPVRCFICGQWHFPQDCTLVKALKR from the coding sequence ATGCCTTCTGAAATCCTGCAGCGGCTTTATGAGGGCTTGGGTTTTCCGCGAGACCTTGTCACGCAGTACCTGACGGACCTCGCTCAGGCGGCTGAGGTGCCTACCTTTAGCGATGTAACGGAGCTCCTGGATGAGGCGGGGCCTTTTCAGTCGTTTCTGgtccgcagctgcttcgaGCTTTTCAACTGCATGACGTGGTTCTCAcgggaggagagcgacgacAAGGTGAGCCCCGAGGAGGGCGATGCGATTCTAGAGAACGAGATTGGCACGATTGAGAGTCTCTTCAGCGACAGTTTCCTTGGTCGAAAGCACTTTGACGACGATGACACAAGCGACCGCGAACTGTACTTCGGCTTTCGCACCGCTTATGAAAAGCAGTTGCTCGTAGTCGTACGCTTCCCCGACTATTATCCGACAGAGACGCCGGCGATTTACGTGCAGTCGCTCCGCAGAATCTCACCCGAGTCGCTGCCAAGTCTTGTcgtggcgccgtcgtgcacGAAAGACATTTCGGCCGTCGACAGACGCGCCATCATGGATGCAGCCGTGCAGGCGATAAATGGGTTCGTGGGTGGTGGGTGTCTGATGGCACTTATCTCTGCCATTCACGGCGCGGTGTCATCAATGAAGGAAGTGCGGCCGGTctcgtcgacggcgccgctggatAGGGACGCGGCCGCAAAGGAAAGGTctgcgatgcagcagcagcgcaaggcgTTCCTTGGTGCTCTCACCGGCAACCGTGTGGCCAACAAGAAAGACACCGAGGAGgccgcagaggacgaagaggaTCGCTTTATTCAGGTCTCGATGCCGGAGAAGGTGGAGTTGGCGACCGTCGATGCCGCCAGCGTCGGACGggagacgcagcgccgcgactTCTTAGTGTCCGATACCGCCCTCGACGTGACTCTCAAGTCCTCGTGGGACAAACTGAAGACAGAGGGTTCTCTGCGCAAGGCGCGCGACTCGCTCCCGGCACACACAGTCCGTGAAACGCTGCGGGCGGCCTTACAGAAGCACAACGCCGTCGTTATTGGCGGTGAGACCGGTAGCGGTAAAACAACTCAAATTCCACAATTCCTATACGAGTTCATGTGCGAGGAAGGACATGGCAGCTCAGCTAATATTGTGTGTACTCAGCCTCGTCGTcttgccgccacctccgtcGCTCTGCGCGTCGCCGAAGAGCGCGACGAGGCGGTTGGTGGCACGGTCGGCTACTCGATTCGCCTAGAGAACTGTGTATCCAAGAAGACGCAGATCACCTACTGCACCACCGGTATTGtgctgcgacggctgcaAACAGACAAGTACCTTGGTCGTGTCAGCCATGTGGTTGTGGATGAAATTCACGAGCGGGGCGTGGATACGGACTTCCTGCTTATCCTGCTACGCGATTTGGTGCGGCGACGACAGGATCTGAAGGTGGTGCTGATGAGTGCCACGATGGACTCGGAGCTGTTTGCACGGTACTTCGATGGTGCCCCGGTCATCTCCATCGCAGGACGCACCTTTCCAGTAAAGGTGATGCACTTGGAGCAAATTATCCCTGAGGTCAACTACACCCTTGAGGAGGGCTCGCCGTTCGAGAAGATTAGCGGGGACAGAGAGACGCGACGGCGCAACACGCGCAAGAATGTGCTGAACCTCGACTtggaggacgtggaggaggacgtggagcgggagaaggcgcagcacAGGCTCGCAGAGGTGGTGAGGGCGTCGCCCAAGACACTCGACACACTTGCACGCATGAACTATGACGTGATCAACTATGAGCTGATCGAGTACATTGTGGAATATATCGACACCGCGCTGCGTGCACCAGGTGCAGTGCTGGTGTTTCTCCCTGGCATGGCTGAAATTCAGCGATGCCTAGAACAGCTGAAGCTCAACCCCCGCCTCGCCAAGTCGTGCCTCTTCTACAACCTGCACAGCTCGCTCGGGTCGTCGGAGCAGCAAGGAGTTTTTCGGCGGCCACCAGCCGGCAAGCGAAAGGTGATACTGGGCACCAACATAATGGAAACCTCCATCACCATCGACGACGCTGTCTACGTCATCGACACCGGCAAGGCGAAGGAGAACCGCTACAATGCCCGCAAAAGCTTGTCCGAGCTTGTCACGGTGAACATCTCCAAGGCAAACTGCCGCCAACGACAGGGTCGAGCGGGTCGTGTGCAGGAGGGCTTCTGCTTTCGCCTTTTCACTGAAGCGCAGTTCGAAGCCTTTGACGATCACCAACTCTGCGAGATGCACCGCGTGCCGCTGGAGAGCCTCATTTTGCAGATTTACGCCCTGCACCTAGGCGACGAGGTCGAGTACTTGCAGAAGGCGCTGACCCCTCCCGAGGAACGCGCGATTCACAGCAGCGTCAAAGTATTGACGACGCTTGGCGCGCTGACCGTGGAAAAGCGACTCACCTCACTCGGACAGCACCTCGCCAACCTACCCCTTgacgtgcgtgtgggcaAAATGATCATCCACGGTGCGCTGCTTCAGTGCATCGATCCTGTGCTCACCATGGCCGCCTGCCTCGCCACGAGGTCGCCCTTCATTGCATCGGTAGATTTTCGCACCGAGGTGGAGAATATGCGGCGCGCGTTCGCCGGAGAGACGCTCTCGGATCAGCTCTCCTCGTGGTTTGCCTACAACAAATGGGCGTCGGTCCTGCAACAGAAGggtagcggcgccgcacgcaaGGCATGCGAGGACTACTACTTGTCACCTGCCACACTGAAGCAGATCGAGTCTACGAAGCGCCAGTATGAGCGCTACCTGTACGAGGCTGGCTTCCTAGACAACGCGCCGAGGTCGCATATGTCACCGAGCAAGTTCATCTTCCCACCCTTCACAACGTTAGACGATCGTGTATTCGAGGCGGGAGGGCAGCACTTCAACGAGAACTCCACCAGTACGCGGTGCATCTTGGCGTGCCTGGTCGCTGGACTGTATCCCAATGTCGCACAGATGCGGATGCCGCGCGGGTCTCGCAGCGTGGGCGGTGGCAATTACGGTGGACGACACACTGTGAAGTTCACCACCTTCGACGGGTCGGAGTGTCTGGTGCATCCCTCTAGTGTGGCGAGCAAAGAAACGTCATttgcgtcgccgctgcttgtGTACGTGGACAAGGTCAAGACGTCGGCAACGTTCCTGCGCGAGGTGTCGGTAGTGGCACCGCTACACGTAATCCTGTTCGGCAGCGGCAATCTAGAGTACCTTGCAAAGTACGAAGAGCTCTGCGTGGACGAGATGACGGCGTTTAAGTGCCGCCAGGAAGATGCGGCGTTGCTGACGCACCTCAAGAGACAGCTGGACTCTGCTCTGACGCAAAAGATTAACGACCCATCGAAAACATGGGAGTCAATCAGCAGTGTGGTGGTCCGCGCCATTGTGAAGCTCCTCAAAGAGGACGgtgcgcgcgctggcgggcTCACGATTATCGATCGCCGTCAGCCGCGGGAGCTGTTGACCGAGCCGCTGGtgccggaggcggcggcggcccagcCCGTCATTCCCGAGAACCAGCCCTTCAAGACGAACAAGTCTTGCTTTCTGTGTGGCGAAACCGGGCACGTGTCGCGGTACTGTCCGCACAACAGCACACATCACAAGGGTGGCCCCCCGGTTCGCTGCTTCATTTGCGGCCAGTGGCACTTTCCCCAGGATTGCACACTGGTGAAGGCACTGAAGCGGTAG
- a CDS encoding RNA-binding protein 5-like protein gives MMHPRPAAQSVNEDTLKQSRNVYVASLPLSFDDQQLQDLFSPYGRIVSARIMRAKKSHASKGYGFVMFREVSSAEKAIEGLHGRVVDGSRIQVRRANADASMTFSKVLHTPVCPRSTPSTQTNSTTCVLQCTIPDAPAQHVMCSTALPQAATSLYAAQPSTSPYAIVAPRAYQSQNPTPVSINPSYGAIMNSHVLQEQNGGISATYFSHVQPHQVSMQAVQQQQPVYVVLLPNGQHLVQPNQFSM, from the coding sequence ATGATGCACCCGCGGCCCGCCGCGCAGTCTGTCAATGAAGACACGTTGAAGCAGAGTCGAAATGTGTACGTCGCCAGCCTGCCGCTTAGTTTTGACGACCAGCAGCTTCAGGACCTCTTTTCCCCTTACGGACGTATCGTTTCCGCACGTATCATGCGCGCCAAAAAGTCACATGCGTCGAAGGGCTACGGCTTTGTCATGTTCCGTGAGGTTAGCAGCGCCGAAAAAGCAATCGAAGGCCTGCATGGCCGTGTTGTGGATGGCTCGCGGATCCAAGTGCGTCGCGCCAACGCCGATGCGTCCATGACGTTTAGTAAAGTGTTGCACACACCCGTTTGCCCCCGCAGCACGCCGTCCACGCAGACCAACAGCACCACGTGTGTTTTGCAGTGCACAATCCCAGATGCCCCCGCGCAGCATGTCATGTGCTCGACAGCTCTTCCGCAGGCCGCCACCAGCCTGTACGCAGCACAGCCGTCAACCTCTCCGTATGCGATCGTTGCGCCAAGGGCCTATCAAAGCCAGAATCCGACCCCCGTATCGATTAATCCAAGTTATGGTGCCATAATGAATTCCCATGTGCTTCAGGAGCAGAATGGTGGCATCAGTGCCACCTACTTTTCGCACGTGCAGCCACATCAGGTGTCTATGCAagctgtgcagcagcagcagcctgtCTACGTGGTGCTTCTCCCCAACGGACAGCATCTCGTCCAACCTAACCAGTTTTCCATGTAG
- a CDS encoding RNA-binding protein 5-like protein: MTLNFDILAGNNADWGFDCLPTAPERSPAPALFTPFGVTAGTESDLMASALQAPAPRVMSGSLQTVPQSVPLSDYSENVSPMKSDSLNMSVQASDPAARAYDSNLYVASLPEWFTDADLHELFKRFGPIVSAKVMCHKGTHHCKGYGFVLFQRTDDAAVARSEMIGHVVGGNKIQVRRARSAASAPLTEAASAVSGTFTESSGSTRTSSSNVTPINYSVHVVPSQQPSFNPLYPATTALTPTYVLTNPSAPVQNATHTQPAMLVAVPNGRTMVQGAGDVMYMVLASSAQQMQSTSAIY, from the coding sequence ATGACACTGAACTTCGACATTCTTGCCGGCAACAACGCTGACTGGGGCTTCGACTGCCTTCCTACTGCTCCTGAGCGTAGCCCTGCCCCTGCCCTCTTCACGCCCTTCGGCGTCACAGCCGGCACCGAGTCGGACTTGATGGCGAGCGCCTTGCAGGCACCGGCACCACGCGTCATGTCCGGGTCGCTGCAGACCGTTCCCCAGAGCGTGCCGTTAAGCGACTACAGTGAGAATGTGTCGCCGATGAAGAGCGACTCGCTCAACATGTCGGTGCAGGCAAGCGAccccgctgcgcgtgccTATGACAGCAACTTGTACGTTGCGTCTTTGCCCGAGTGGTTTACGGACGCCGACCTGCACGAGCTGTTCAAGCGCTTTGGCCCCATCGTTTCTGCCAAGGTCATGTGCCACAAGGGAACGCATCACTGCAAGGGCTACGGCTTTGTGCTGTTCCAGCgcaccgacgacgcggcagtggcgcggtCGGAGATGATTGGTCACGTAGTGGGCGGCAACAAGATCCAGGTTCGTCGTGCCCGCTCTGCCGCCAGTGCCCCTCTCACAGAGGCCGCTTCGGCTGTGAGCGGCACCTTTACTGAGTCCTCCGGCTCGACGcgcacgtcgtcgtcgaaCGTGACGCCCATCAACTACTCCGTGCACGTGGTGCCGTCTCAGCAGCCGTCGTTTAACCCCCTGTACCCCGCCACCACAGCCTTGACCCCGACCTACGTGCTGACAAACCCCAGTGCTCCAGTGCAGAAtgcaacgcacacgcaaccGGCTATGTTGGTGGCCGTCCCGAACGGTCGCACGATGGTGCAGGGTGCGGGTGATGTTATGTACATGGTGTTGGCGTCGTCTGCACAGCAGATGCAGTCAACCAGCGCGATCTACTAA